A region of the Canis aureus isolate CA01 chromosome 5, VMU_Caureus_v.1.0, whole genome shotgun sequence genome:
GCAAGGACCAGATCTCTATGAGGCAACTGACCCTTCTGGTAGTGTCCCATCTCAGAAAGAGGTAGCAGCAAATGGCATAACACTTCCTGTGGCGGTGTCTCCTGGCAGCAGGTAGAGCCAGATGCCCTTTGGCCAGACCAGGTGGGAAAAAAGATGTGGAGGACTGACCACTCAGATGCGTGGGAACATGTTTGCCTGCAGATCAAGATGGCAAGCTGGGGCCACGccaaaagaggaagaagggtggagggtgaaagaagccaggtggCTGAAAGTCAGCCAGCCTCAGGAAAGGGTCTCCACCGAATCCCTAACATGAGGGGATTCTCTGGGAGGCGCAGCCAATTGTGCTGGACTTTGGGAGCAGACCTCGGGAGGGAGTAAGAAAGCAGACGAAGTGGGTCCTTCTCCCTCACGGGCCTGACAGGCTGACCTGCTCATCCAGTCCTCAGACCTGTAGACCATGCCAGGGAGCCGTGGTTGTGGCCACGGCCTTCAGTCATCTGGGAGGTACTAGGGGTAGACTGAAGTGGGgctgaaaagagaaaggagagggagagaagggtcACTTCCAAGGGCAGAAGGGGATTTCTCTCACCCTTTGGGGTAAGGGTAGTCCAGCTGGTTCCCCCTTTTGGCTTTGGTTCCTTACCACACAGGAACCTCGCAAGGAATTTTCAGTTCCCCAAGGAATGCTAGAGTTGGTCCACTGAGGGAAAGTCCTGAGAAATTCCGGGAGAATCTGGAAAGAGTCCTGGACCAGCAAAAGCTCCCTGCACAGATGTGTGTCAGGGTGGAGAGGGCACAAAATCTCCCCACGAGGGCCACCAAATGTGGTGGCTACATGGGGTGTCTCTCCCCATCAGATAAGGGCCCCTCAAATGCGGGCAACTGATCGAGTGAAGCCTGTGGCGCTGGCAGTGATAAGAATTCACCTGAGGCcgaacaaaggagatagaagtttcCTGAATATACCTGTAAGGGAGAAGAGGGCAGAACAGCAGAGGAGAGATTGTCCGCAAGGAGGCAATGGGTGGCAGCTGTTTTTAAAGGGGGAAGATGAGGCCGTAGAGCAGCATATGGAAATTCCCCCTTGTTTGGTAACTGTGCCTAACTGTAAGTAGCCCATTGATTAGTTTGGAGCAATGGATATTTTGAGGTGTGGCCTGGTGGGCCTGTCTGTATTCAGCCAGGTGGTGGCTGAAGCGCCTTCTACAACAttccattgctcaagcctgttTGCCTAAAAGCGGCCTCTACACAAATTGTGTAATATGTTACACACAAGTACACAAAACAAGCTGTAGAGTTTAACAGACTACTGCATAATGAGATTCTGTGCTGCTAGTCAAGATTCTGTGTGTGCAAGTCAAGAAAAAGACACTGCCAAGCCCCCAGAAGCCCTCATGTGGCCCCTTCCTTGGAGGTAGCCACTATCCTGTCTTTTTTTGATAACCATacacttgcttttctttatagtccTAAAATATCTTCCTATAGAAGACTGAAGGAATTTGCAGCCAGAAAGAGGGAGGTTTTCATCATTTTGAAATCACAAGAACCaagacgtctgggtggctcagcaatttagtgcctgcctttagcccagggtgtgatcctggagtccctggatcgagtcccacatcagtctccctgcgtggagccctctgcctatgtctctgcctctctctctctctctctctctttgtgtctctcatgaataaaaaaataaaatatttttaaaaatcacaagaatCAGTATTACAACCTGTCCACATTCTGCTTCCAGATTTCTTCTCCAGGTTACTGATAACATGAGAAACAGATATCAGTTCACTATCTTGTCACTTATCAGAGAGAGGGAAGGCAGTTAAAGCCAGTAGTCAAAGTTTAAATTCCAGGGAGGTATCTCTTGACCGCAAGTAGGAAGATCTCTACCTTGCCACACAAGAGGCTCTACTTGTCCTCGCAAACCAGAACACTTAAGGCTAATATGAAGGGTTCTTGATCAAAAACTTCCTTTAAGATCATGCTGTAAGAGAGGAAAACTTCAAAGGGGTTAGTCCAATGGATCTTCAATATGGTTCCATAGCCTGCTACATTAGAACCACcagaaaaggtttatttttttcccaaacctttaattaggaaaaatttcaaacatggaAAGGTAGAGGGAATGGTGTAATGTACCCCCATCGGTCAGTTTCAACAGTTAATGAcacatttgtttctttatcattACCCACTCCCAGCACTGGGATTATTTGGTGACAAATCCCAGATATCATATCATTTTATCCTCCAATACTTCAgataaaggtatttttattttttaaaaaaatatttatttattttagagagagactgagagctggagtggggagggggcagagaggagacagagagagagaatcttaagcaggccatgctgagtgtggagcctgacatgaagccagatcccacaatcctgagatccagccaaaatccagagctggatgtttaaccaactgaaccacccaggtgtccctagataaaggtatttttaaaaatcaaagccactataggggtgctgggtggttcagatggttaagcgtctgactcttggtttcccctggggtcatgatcttggggttgtgagatcaggcccagagttgggctctgtgctcagcaagaagtcttcttgagattttctctctctccctctgctcctccccctgctcatgtgctctctctctctcaaataagtaaataaatatatcttttaaaaaaatcatggggtgcctgggtggctaagtcacttaagtatctgccttcagcctaggtcgtgattacagggtcctgggatcgagtcctgcttgcattaggcttcctgttcagcgcgggtgcctgcttctccctctcctgctctgcctgcttgtgtgctctttctcaaataaatgaataaaatcttaaaaatagggatctctgggtggtgcagtggtttagcgcttgcctttggcccagggcgcgatcctggatcgaatcccacgtcgggctccatgcatggagcctgcttctccctctgcctgtgtctctgcctctctctctctctctgtgtgtgtggctatcataaataaataaaaattaaaaaaaaatcttaaaaataaataaaaaataaaaagtaaaagtaaaaataatcaaacccactataccataaaaaataaacaataatttcaTAGCAGCATGAAACgttgaggtttcttttttaatttatttattcattcatgagagacacacacacacacacagagaggcagagacataggcagagggagaagcaggctccatgcagggagcccgttatgggactcaatcctgggactccaggatcacgccctgggccgaaggcaggcactaaaccactgagccacccagggatcccaaacgtTGAAGTTTTAAGCATTAttgttccagggatccctgggtggctcagcggtttggcacctgcctttggctcagggcgcaatccgggagtcctgggatcgggtcccgcgtcgggctccctgcatggggcctacttctccctctgcctgtctctctctatgtctatcatgaatagataaatctttaaaaaaaaacaaaacaaaacattatagtTCCCAGACCTACAGAAACAGACCTGTGGAATGTGGAAATCTGTATCTTTATCTGTGTATCTTCTAACTGTAGGCTCTCCGCCCAGCACTGAGGCCAACTCGGGGCcccaactcatgaccctgagatcaagactggagctgaaatcaagaggcagacacttagccaagtgaaccagccaggtgcccctggaatttatatttttaaaataaagttcctCAGGTTGAGGTCTGAGGACCTCCACAGAGGACCTCCTGGCAATCTGTAGTCAGGTATAATATAAGCAGACCGAGCACTTTTTTACTATATCAAAGTCTTAACTGGTCAAGCTCCTGTAAGTCAAGTCCATCTTCTTAATTTAAAGGAAATCTggcataaaagtttttaataaaatgaatatatgcacctgaatccaatttttaaaaagattttatttatttattcatgagagacacagagagagagacagacagacagacagacacaggcagagggagaagcaggctccatgcaaggagccccgaCATGGGTctggatcccaagtctccaggatcacaccctgggctgaaggcggtgctaaacggctgagccacccctgggctgcccctgaatcCAATTTGTAAATCTACATTTCTAGAGAACTTATCAATGTGCTCTGCATCAAAGAGAACAAaagggatacaaaaaaaaaaaaaaatgctttttaaaacattaacattttgcTATCAAATAAAAGATTCTGATTGAGTTGGTTTGATGCAGGGTTTTGgaacctgcatttttaaaaaatattttatttatttattcacgagaggcacacagagagaggcagagacgtaggcagagggagaagcaggctcccacaggaagcccgatgatagacttgatctctggactctgggatcatgattcaagccaaaggctcaaccgctgagccacccaggcgtcccagaaaccTGCATTTAAACACCTTTTCCAAGTACTGCTGATTTGGACTGGTTTTTAGACTATACCAGGAAAACCACAAAACCTAAGGTAAACGTTTTTCACAGAGTCCAGAGGAGGTGGAAAGGCACTCAGTGGGGACCCAGTCTAGGGCGGCATGGTGCTGCCATCCTCTCTCCTTGCACCTAGTCTCcaaataaaatgacttttgtCTGGGAGAGACAGAGGTGCCCCTTTTTATCCCCAGCGGTGTGGACAAGTGGCTTGCACCTGAGACACTTGTCTACGTGAAGGGACATTGCCAAGCCACGGTCCCCTAGACCAAGGACACTGGGGATGATGGAGTGACTGGGCAGAGAGGTCAGCAGTCCGGAGTTCTTTCTATATAATCCATCAGAGTTCATCCATTAGGCTAGGCCATAAGGTCCTGACACCACCTCCCCCAAGGGACCGCTGTGAGAGGACACAGCTTAAAGTGGGTGGTGGGTGCACCAGGCCAACACAGGCAGCTTCTCCCGCGGAACACCACGTACGGCACCTTCCTGGGGCTTCTGTGAGATGCTgcggggcagggaagggagggtggCGGTGATTCTTTGCAGATGGTCACTGCTGCTGAAGGGCCACACTGCTCCGTGTAGGGTGGAGATAAAGCCACTCCAGATAGCAATCGGGGCGCGCGGGAGGCGGGAGTCACAGCCAGTCAGTCACAGCCAGTCCCAAGGAGGCCCTTGCCCCAGGCCCAGGGCGGGCACGTCCCGCCCCAGGAGACCCCTAGCCCGAGCCCAAGAACGCAGCCGGCCTCAGGAGTCTCCAGCCTGAGGGCAAGACACACCTGGCCTCGGGAGCCGCATTCCTGTTCTCAGGGGACCCAATCCCACAAACGGAGCTCGGCGAACTCCTGGGCGGGATGCGGCCGGCCGAGCGCGGGGGAGAGTGCGCGCAGCCGCCGCCCAGTCCCAAGTCGGGCGGGGGCGGCTCCTCGCGGcccgggggcgccggggccgagcGCTCGGGGCAGCGCCGGGGAACCCTTTGCGGCcggcctgccctcccccaccccgcggcCTTTTGCACACGACGCGCAGCTTCACAcggggaggccggggccggataaagcggcgggcgcggggcgcagcGGCGGGCGCGCACGGGCTGCGGGGGCCGGGGCTGCAGGGGGCCggccgggcgcggcgcgggcgggagcggcggcgggaagcagcgggcgggcgggcggcgagCGGGGCCCTCCCGGCAGGTGGGTGCGCGCTGCGCGGGGGCCCGCCCGCAACTCCCAGGGCGCACGGgacgcggcggcggcgcgcggctGCCCGGACCCcgcgggggcggcccgggccgCATGGAGCCCACGGAGAAGCAGCACCTGGTGGACACCAAGTCCGGAACCCGGTAAGGCGGGAGCCGCGGGGCCCAGGGCGCGGCGTCGGGCGCATCTCCCGGTTCGCCGCGGGCTGGACGGTTTGGCCGGCGGCTCGGCCGGGCCCAcgcggagggggcggcgggaggcgggggaggggatgCCGAGCTCGGGCGGGGGGATCAGCCCCCCACCTCGcgactgagccgggagcctgacccCCGCGCGCTGGTGCGCTGTCGCGTGCCTgtagccccgcccccgccccacactTTGCCCCCGGGCAGTCCCGCCCTGGGAGGCCCTGGGTCCCCAGGTGCACAAGAGGGgcgcctgccctcctccctgagcCTGAGCTCTGTTCCTTCTCCGTGCTTGGCTGCGCTGGCCCTGCGCCTTGGCTAGTGCCCAAGGTCTTTGCCTCCTCCGGGCCCCGGGacgggaggggggggcgggggggggagggacacCCTGGGCCAAGACCCCGAGACTCCTGGACTGTCATTTCCCCAGCACCCCGACTCCACACATGAGTTTCTGGTTACCCTTCAGTGACGGTCGGGCTTGGCGTGCCCCTCGCTACTCTTTTCGTTGGACACATGGGAACCCCAggcccacagagagagaggactgAGTCGGCCCTCCTTGCCCCCCACTCAGAGCTGAGTCCGCCCTCTCCCGTCCTCTCCGGCCAGGTCTTACACAGGATCTCTGTGGCAGGAGGGGACTGGCTGgatccctctgccctcacctggcCTGGACTTGCAGGCCATTGAGTTAGTCGCTGAGAGTAACCATTACTGTCATGCCCAGAAGGGTCCTGCCAGTCACCTCGAGCCCAAGAAGGAGCGGGCCCGGCGACAGCTTTATGTGGCCTCTGCCATCTGCCTGGTGTTCATGATTGGGGAAATCGTTGGTAAGGACTTTTGTGCTAATTAAATGAAATTGGGTACATGGATAGTCTCATGATCCAAAAGGCTTTCCTCCAGGATGTTCTCAGTAATATTATACTAGTAGCCCCCGGGGCGTCTTGCCTGACTCCGGTAGAGTATGTaccacttgatctcagggtcgtgagttcaagccccacgctgggtgtggagcctatttaattaaacaaaacaaaacaaaaactagtagCCCCATTTATTGAATATTCACTATGCTGTTGAATATTCAGTACACTGAGTCTTTCATATACAGGTTTTCTCATCCGGTCCTCATGACAAGCTTGTATTGTCATGTGGGTGCTGCTATTCttcttttacagatgatgaaactgaggcacattagggttaagtaatttgctcaaggtcacacacatCCAGTGTGTAAGGGATGGCCTGAATAATGCCTAGAAGGAAAgaccatttactgagtgcctactatgctTTCCAGGCCCTATTTGAACTTGATTTTGACAATCACCTTCTAAGTAGATCGTGTcagtcccatttcacagacagaAGTTGAGGCTTAGAGAAAGTCACTTGCCCGTGGTTACACAGCTATTGGGTCCAGAGGTCCCAAATCCACAGTCTTTCTCCAGAACCTGTGATTTCTCTGCTGCATGCCCAGTCTGGGAAGTTGGCTCCGTGAGGAGCTGATAAAACTTTTCCGTTTCCCTGGTCCTGCTCCTGCAGGTGGGTACCTAGCTCACAGCTTGGCAATCATGACCGACGCAGCCCACCTGCTCACCGATTTTGCCAGCATGCTCGTcagtctcttttctctctggatgTCCTCCCGACCAGCCACCAAGACTATGAACTTTGGCTGGCAGCGAGCTGGTAAGGACCCTGGTTGGGGTGCGGATGGGATTGGAAGAAGGGGTAGGTCAAGACATAGGTTCTTTGGTGGCTGCCATAGGTGGATCCCTGAGTGAGTCCAGGAGGGTGATTTGGGTTGGGGAAGAGGATGTGAGTTGTGGCTTCTGACTTCTGCTAGGTCCTAGTCTGATGGGGGAGCCCTGGCTCCCTGTCCTCTGGGAACTTCTGGTCTGCAGGGAAGGAGAGTTCACTTTCCTAAGAAATGAAATGGCCAGACTTCAAGAACGAATGACAGTGGAATCAACTCTGCACGTAATTCCATGTGGAATAATTTCCTCTGGGGGGAAAGGCCAGCAAAGCCTTCTGGAAGATATAGGCTTTAAAACCCTTTTGGTTCATCTCTGAGCTGCATTGTCATTTTCTTCATGGGGGATGGCCCAGTCTCCCATCAGAAGCCTCAGTTTGTCAGCTGAGCAATAGGTACATATTTTAGAAAGTCAGTTTCTTTACAAAAAGGGTTGACTTCATAAACTCCTTCTAGCTCTGATGTGATCTGACATATGTGTGGTGAGGTAAGGTATGACCATGCCAGCCATACCTTCCGCAGAGCCGAGGTGGATCCAGGCCCTGACTTtgcaggggaggggcggagggatcATGGAGGGATGAGAGATGGGGAGGCCTCCTCAGTCTTCAGGCCCCACGCTAAGATTGGTGTTGGGGGTTGGGTTCTTCCTCAGAGATCCTGGGAGCCCTGCTCTCTGTACTGTCCATCTGGGTCGTGACTGGAGTGCTGGTGTTCCTGGCAGTGGAGCGGCTAATCTCTGGGGACTATGAGATCGAAGGGGGGACCATGCTGATCACATCGGGCTGTGCTGTGGCCGTGAATATCATGTGAGTGTGGCCTCAGTTCCCTGTGAGGCCTCCCTCCCACTTTTCACACACACATCTGCACACCTGCTCTCAGTGGAAGGAGGCCATGCATAGGCCGCAGGACGAGAATTTCCTCCTGGTCTGAGCTCTGGTTCCTGAAACACCTCTCTGCCTTAGGCCTAGACTAAGGCCATTGAGAGCTATGAGTCTGCGGCAGCATCAACTCTACCCTCGCTCCCCTCTTAGATATGAGTGGATAACCTGGGAGCCTTCATTCCTGAAATGGGGAGGGGTGAGTGTAGTTCTTACAGGAGCAGATGTCCCTAGGGGGAGAATCCAAGTTCTTTTCTGGCTGGTGTGCCTGAAATTGGTGTCagaggcagtgtgtgtgtggagCATGGGTGTCTTCTTTGGGCTTCTCCCTTGCTCAATGGTCTTGAGCAAGCCacctccctctctgggcctcagctttctcttttgtgaaatggGATGGGGAACTAGGTGACCTCCATGGTGCCCTCCTGTTCTGAGATTTGGCATCCTTGTGCCCAGATTCAGCCTAGCATTGGGGCTGAGCCCATCCTCCTGTGGTGCTCTGAACCAAGGCCAGGTGGGTCGGGATCCTCACAAGGCAGAGGGATCCGACAGTTTGGGGATTAGGATTTTTGTCCCACAGGAACCCTACTGGGGGGCCTCTACCTGCTACATCAGTAAGCCCTTGGCTTTGTCTTTGCTTCTTTAGAATGGGGTTGACTCTTCATCAGTCTAGCCACGGGCACAGCCATGACTCCAGCCAGCAGCAGGAGAACCCCAGTGTGCGAGCTGCATTTATCCATGTGATTGGAGACTTTCTGCAGAGTGTAGGCATCTTGGTGGCAGCCTATATTTTGTACTTCAAGGTCAGaactggggacagagggaggtaGGCTGGGAGGTGGGCTAGAGAGTATAGATCATCTGGGGGCTCCTCTCCACACATGGCCCTTTCTGGGTTCTAGCTCCCTCCCAGctgtgtggggagagggaaggaacatTTACCCAGTGCCTAGCAAGTGTTGGCACTTATGATCTTCACAATAATCCCAAAGAGGCGGTGGTGGGGCTTTCTGCATCTCAGAAAGGTTCGGTGACTTGGATGctgtcacacagctgggaaattGTGAAGTCAGATCCAAACCCAGGCCTGTGTGCTGCCAATGCTTGGGCCTTGCCAATCACTAGAGGCAGAATGGTGTAGTGGAAAGAGTCAGGCATCGTGGCTGAAGCCCAGCTTCACTCCTTGATAGCCGTGTGCTCTAACTggtcctcagtttctccatctatcaATCGAGATGTTGGACCATTGGTGTCTAAgattccttttagttttgttcacacTTCAGTCCCTTGATCAAGGAGGCGTGGGAAGGGACTGCCTGTGCCTTGTCCTGAGCTGTGATCTGTGTGGACACAGGATAAAAGGTAGAGAGAACtgggaggcagagccagagccCAGCCTGCAGAGAGAGCCCCTTTCCCCAGCTCAGCAGTGGATGGGAAGGGCAAGAGAAGCTGAGATGTTGGGTGGTGAGCCACAGCTCTGCCTTCCTCATTTTCTGTAGCCAGAGTACAAGTATGTAGACCCCATCTGcaccttcctcttctccatcctGGTCTTGGGGACGACTTTGACCATCCTGAGAGACGTGATCGTGGTGCTGATGGAAGGTAATCTGGGCTTGGGGCTCTCCTTTGTTCTGAACTCTACGACACTAACAAGTTTGGCAGGGAGTGCAGGTGGGGGGCGCAGGGAAGTCCCAGCACATTGGCAGGGAGCCATGGTCTGGAGCCTGGCACAGGCTGGAAAACCTCCTGGGGCTCCAGGCCAGTCTTGGCATGGAGCTGGAGCCCTCAGGTGTGGCTGTTCCTAGAAATGTCCCCCGGACTACCTTCCCTTTCCACTAGCCCCAAGGTATCTCCTCCCTGATGGGGTGTATCCTCCCTACCTAGTCTGGTAAAGCTCCATCCCTCCCCCATACACTGCTCAGTCTCTGTCTACCTTCCCTACAGCAGGATTCCACTTCCCATTGCACTGGGGGGCAGACTGAGGTTCAGAATCCCCAATCCACTCCAGTTCAGTGCCTTCCTTTCTGAGGCCTCTGGCTCTGGAGCACGTGGCTGGGCtctaggggctggggagaggattCCTCAGTGCTGGCAAATGGTCCACCCTGAGTTACCGCATTGACCAGCTTTCCTGTGCCCCAGGGCCTCGGGTCATGGGGCTCTGGGTGGCCAGGGTCAGTTTGAAGTGGGGTTCTGATTTGGAATTAGTGGAAGTGTCTGGTCAAAGGTCAAAGCATCTTCTTCAAGAGAATGACCCAGGTACCAGGGAGGATGCTGATGCCCAGTGTGGGGGCAGCGGCCCCCTGCATTCTTCCTTTCATTACAAAAAATAGTCATTGGGCCCTTGCTAtgggccaggcactgctctaggcCCTACCGATGTGGAATTTCCATTTTAGTGGGGGAATTTCTGTGGAAATTTCTCGTGGAATTTCCATTTTAGTGGGGGACACAGGCAGGAGACTAACAAGGTCATGACGTCAAGTGTGAAGAGGAAAAGACCAAGGGGCGATATGAGGGAGATCATCTGGAAGGTGGAGGCACCATTAGATCTGCTGGCCCAGGAGGTCTGCTCTGAGGAGACTGCTCTGGAACAGCAGAAACGAGCAGCGGTGGGAGGGAGCAGTCTCCTTCAGCCCCTGTCCCTGCCATCTTCAGGGACCCCCAAGGGTGTGGACTTCACGGCCGTTCGGGATCTGCTACTGTCGGTCGAAGGGGTGGAAGCCTTGCACAGCCTGCACATTTGGGCACTGACCGTGACCCAGCCTGTGCTGTCTGTCCATATCGCCATCGGTGAGTGGGCAGGCCCCCCAGGGGCAGGGTGAGGGAGAGCGGCCACCAGAGGCCCGGGGCCATCCCCGAAGCACCCAGGGACCTCAGATGTTTGTAGCACAGCTGCTTTGAACCTGGTCCCACACTGAGTGCTTTGTAGATATTATTGGGATCATCACAATCCCATTTCTAGATGAAAGAACTGAGGTTGGTGACTGGGGAGGCGGGCAGTAAGGTCACTTGCCCAGGCCAAGAAAAGATTCCTAGCCTTAAGGCCAAGGCTTCCCCTCCTCTTGCAGGATTGTGCCAGGTGTGGGGACTGGAGGGTGGCCTGGTGCAGGAGTGAAATGGAGGGGGGCTGTCCCTGATGCCTGTCTCCTGTTCTGGGGTAGGGGGGTAGGGAATGAGATAGGCTCCTGATTGTTCCTAAGGGCCCTAGAGTGAGTAAATCATTCTCTGGTGCCTCCCCTGCTGTGTCCTCTCGGCCCCCAGCTCAGAATGCAGATGGCCAGGCTGTGCTGAAGGCAGCCAGCACCCGCCTACAGGGAAAGTTCCGCTTCCACACCATCACCATCCAGATCGAAGACTACTCTGAGGACATGAAGGACTGTCAGGAGTGCCAAGGCCCCTCCGACTGACTACTTGGCCAAGTGCTAGCTGAGGCTTGGACAGGACCTGCAGGTGGTGGGGCTAAGTGTCCCCCAGGCCCGGCTGTGTTATAAAGCAGCTCCCTCTCCCGACCTCTGCTCTGTGTTCGGTGTGAAGGAactgccccctgcctcccccatctGACTATTGCCAGTTTAAGGCTGGAGACTCCGCAAGTGTAAAAAGCTGGTATGACCCCGCTCCTGCAGCTTCTGGTGCCTGGCAGGGCTGGGTTTGGGCCTAATCTTCAGCTAATGCTTTCTTGCCACCAGCCTCAGGAAAGACAGTGAGGCCCAGTGACGGGTGGCCGAGGGGAGACTGGTTTCAGGGTCCCCTTGCCCACCTGCCCAAGTCCTCATTTCAGTCTGCCTGGCTTGTACCTCATGAATCTATGAAGAAGCCCTGGGACagagtttctccctctgcctataacaaTATGGTTTAAGGAGTCCTTGGGGGTTGGGAGTTGTGAGGATCTGCACTGTCCAACCTGTCCCCCTGAGATGGGAAACCAGTGGGCACCCAAGGCCTGTCTGTGCCTTAGTCACTTCAGCTATGAGCCACACATTTCCCTTTCTTGGAGGGAGGAGGCTTGTCACCACCTAGCACCCAGctggt
Encoded here:
- the SLC30A2 gene encoding proton-coupled zinc antiporter SLC30A2 isoform X2, which codes for MEPTEKQHLVDTKSGTRSYTGSLWQEGTGWIPLPSPGLDLQAIELVAESNHYCHAQKGPASHLEPKKERARRQLYVASAICLVFMIGEIVGGYLAHSLAIMTDAAHLLTDFASMLVSLFSLWMSSRPATKTMNFGWQRAEILGALLSVLSIWVVTGVLVFLAVERLISGDYEIEGGTMLITSGCAVAVNIIMGLTLHQSSHGHSHDSSQQQENPSVRAAFIHVIGDFLQSVGILVAAYILYFKPEYKYVDPICTFLFSILVLGTTLTILRDVIVVLMEGTPKGVDFTAVRDLLLSVEGVEALHSLHIWALTVTQPVLSVHIAIECRWPGCAEGSQHPPTGKVPLPHHHHPDRRLL
- the SLC30A2 gene encoding proton-coupled zinc antiporter SLC30A2 isoform X1, which encodes MEPTEKQHLVDTKSGTRSYTGSLWQEGTGWIPLPSPGLDLQAIELVAESNHYCHAQKGPASHLEPKKERARRQLYVASAICLVFMIGEIVGGYLAHSLAIMTDAAHLLTDFASMLVSLFSLWMSSRPATKTMNFGWQRAEILGALLSVLSIWVVTGVLVFLAVERLISGDYEIEGGTMLITSGCAVAVNIIMGLTLHQSSHGHSHDSSQQQENPSVRAAFIHVIGDFLQSVGILVAAYILYFKPEYKYVDPICTFLFSILVLGTTLTILRDVIVVLMEGTPKGVDFTAVRDLLLSVEGVEALHSLHIWALTVTQPVLSVHIAIAQNADGQAVLKAASTRLQGKFRFHTITIQIEDYSEDMKDCQECQGPSD